A window from Populus trichocarpa isolate Nisqually-1 chromosome 3, P.trichocarpa_v4.1, whole genome shotgun sequence encodes these proteins:
- the LOC18111142 gene encoding elongation factor 1-gamma: protein MALILHAGKTNKNAYKTLIAAEYSGVDVKLAENFEMRVTNKTPEFLKMNPIGKVPVLETPEGPVFESNAIARYVTRLKADNHLYGSSLIEYARIEQWIDFAATEIDAGISKWLYPRLGYQPYLPPAEEASIFALKRALGALNLHLTSNTYLVGHSVTLADIIMTCNLHTGFSYVMTKSFTSEFPHVERYFWTMVNQPNVKKVVGEVKQAESVLPVTKKPSQPKEPAKSKPKDEPRKEVKEKEPAKPKAEPAAEEEEAPKPKPKNPLDLLPPSKMILDDWKRLYSNTKTNFREVAIKGFWEMYDPEGYSLWFCDYKYNDENTVSFVTLNKVGGFLQRMDLARKYAFGKMLVIGSEPPFKVKGLWLFRGQEIPQFVIDECYDMELYEWTKVDISDEAQKERVSQMIEDYEPFEGDALLDAKCFK, encoded by the exons ATGGCTCTC ATATTGCATGCTGGCAAGACAAACAAAAATGCATACAAGACACTGATAGCTGCAGAATACTCTGGTGTGGATGTCAAGCTTGCTGAGAATTTCGAGATGCGTGTTACCAACAAGACTCCTGAGTTTCTCAAAATGAACCCAATTGGAAAG GTCCCTGTCTTGGAGACTCCTGAAGGTCCCGTGTTTGAGAGCAATGCGATTGCACGTTATG TTACTCGCCTGAAGGCTGACAATCATCTATATGGTTCATCGTTGATTGAATAT GCCCGTATTGAGCAGTGGATAGATTTTGCGGCAACAGAGATTGATGCCGGTATTTCAAAATGGCTTTATCCTAGATTGGGATATCAACCGTACCTTCCTCCA GCTGAGGAGGCTTCGATTTTTGCATTGAAGAGAGCACTGGGTGCCCTGAACCTGCATCTTACCTCAAACACCTACTTGGTTGGGCACTCTGTGACTCTTGCTGACATCATCATGACATGCAATCTTCACACAGGATTTTCATATGTCATGACCAAGAGCTTTACCTCAGAGTTCCCTCATGTTGAGAGATACTTCTGGACCATGGTTAATCAACCAAATGTCAAGAAGGTGGTGGGTGAAGTTAAGCAGGCTGAATCAGTTTTGCCAGTTACTAAGAAACCTTCCCAGCCAAAAGAACCTGCTAAATCAAAGCCCAAGGATGAACCAAGAAAAGAAGTCAAGGAAAAAGAGCCAGCAAAGCCCAAAGCTGAACCTGCTGCAGAAGAGGAAGAAGCACCAAAGCCGAAACCCAAAAATCCTCTTGATTTGCTGCCTCCAAGCAAGATGATATTGGATGATTGGAAGAGGCTCTACTCTAACACCAAGACTAACTTTCGTGAGGTTGCTATCAAAG GATTCTGGGAAATGTATGATCCCGAGGGATACTCCCTGTGGTTCTGTGACTACAAGTACAATGATGAGAATACCGTGTCATTTGTCACTCTGAACAAGGTCGGTGGATTTCTTCAAAGGATGGATCTGGCTCGCAAGTATGCATTTGGGAAGATGCTTGTAATCGGCTCAGAGCCTCCATTCAAGGTCAAGGGGCTGTGGCTTTTCCGGGGGCAAGAAATTCCTCAGTTTGTCATTGATGAGTGCTATGATATGGAGCTGTATGAATGGACCAAGGTTGACATCTCAGACGAAGCTCAAAAGGAGCGCGTCAGTCAGATGATCGAAGATTACGAGCCTTTTGAGGGGGATGCCCTTTTGGATGCCAAGTGCTTCAAGTGA